In Rattus norvegicus strain BN/NHsdMcwi chromosome 1, GRCr8, whole genome shotgun sequence, a genomic segment contains:
- the Ccdc90b gene encoding coiled-coil domain-containing protein 90B, mitochondrial precursor, whose translation MRNRWIWRFLRPECSGIRWISSPHGRLSPALRRGFLTTTTKSDYDRRPVEITPLEQRKLTFDTHALVQDLETHGFDKGQAQTIVSVLSTLSNVSLDTVYKEMVTKAQQEITIQQLMAHLDSIRKDMVILEKSEFANLRAENEKMKIELDQVKQQLINETSRIRADNRLDINLERSRVTDMFTDQEKQLMEATNEFTKKDMQTKSIISETSNKIDTEIASLKTLMESSKLETIRYLAASVFTCLAIALGFYRFWKEN comes from the exons ATGAGGAACCGCTGGATTTGGCGGTTCCTGCGTCCCGAGTGCAGTGGAATCCGCTGGATTTCAAGTCCCCACGGGCGTCTGTCACCCGCCCTGCGGAGAG gtTTCTTGACCACTACAACTAAGTCGGATTATGATAGAAGGCCAGTGGAAATAACTCCTttagaacaaagaaaattaacTTTTGATACCCATGCATTGGTGCAGGACTTGGAAACTCATG GATTTGACAAAGGGCAAGCACAGACGATTGTGTCGGTCCTAAGTACGTTATCAAATGTCAGCCTGGATACTGTCTACAAGGAGATGGTGACGAAAGCCCAACAG gAAATAACCATCCAGCAGCTAATGGCTCATTTGGATTCCATCAGAAAAGACATGGTCATCCTAGAgaaaagtgaatttgcaaatCTGAGAGCAGAGAATGAG aaaatgaaaattgaaCTAGATCAAGTTAAGCAGCAGCTGATT aatgaAACCAGTCGAATCAGAGCAGACAATAGGCTGGACATCAACCTGGAGCGGAGCAGAGTGACAGATATG TTCACAGATCAAGAAAAACAACTTATGGAAGCAACCAATGAATTTACCAAAAAG GATATGCAAACTAAAAGTATTATTTCAGAGACCAGTAATAAAATTGACACTGAAATCGCTTCCTTAAAAACACTGATGGAGTCGAGCAAACTTGAGACAATTCGTTATCTTGCAG